A genomic segment from Acidimicrobiales bacterium encodes:
- a CDS encoding transglutaminase family protein — protein MCRSVGIPARYVSGYLFTSDDRTGADVVGGDVAWVQTHAWFEAAVPGHGWLALDPTNGAEVGLRHVKIGHGRDYDDVPPLRGAFSGPAVHGLDVAVEIRRVTAPRARSGRVPGAARARPVLPAQRIAEARLAGRQ, from the coding sequence ATGTGCCGCAGCGTGGGGATCCCGGCCCGCTACGTCAGCGGGTACCTGTTCACCAGCGACGACCGCACCGGGGCCGACGTGGTCGGGGGCGACGTGGCGTGGGTGCAGACCCACGCCTGGTTCGAGGCCGCCGTCCCGGGCCACGGGTGGCTGGCCCTCGACCCCACCAACGGCGCCGAGGTGGGCCTGCGCCACGTGAAGATCGGCCACGGCCGCGACTACGACGACGTGCCGCCCCTGCGGGGAGCGTTCTCGGGCCCTGCCGTCCACGGCCTGGACGTGGCCGTGGAGATCCGCCGGGTCACCGCGCCCAGGGCCCGCTCGGGGAGGGTCCCCGGCGCGGCCCGGGCCCGGCCGGTGCTGCCGGCCCAGCGCATCGCCGAGGCCCGCCTGGCCGGTCGGCAGTAG
- a CDS encoding alpha-E domain-containing protein produces MLARHAESLFWTGRYLERAEDTARMLDVTYHGLLESPPAQARGSWHDLLRVLSLDEAFDWDAHAADGAELAGAISEFLVLDQENPGAIGNAVLRARENVRSVRELVSTELWEAINGFWLELQRRDGDLNRPQRLIGRLKAELEYRDVSELLDEDLHGFLDRLQAGVREVAGAVGPPPSATPRPSTCTPSTSTRRRAPRTRWWSR; encoded by the coding sequence ATGCTGGCCCGCCACGCCGAGAGCCTGTTCTGGACCGGCCGCTACCTGGAGCGGGCCGAGGACACGGCGCGCATGCTCGACGTCACCTACCACGGGCTGCTCGAGAGCCCGCCGGCCCAGGCCCGGGGCAGCTGGCACGACCTGCTGCGGGTGCTCTCCCTCGACGAGGCCTTCGACTGGGACGCCCACGCCGCCGACGGCGCCGAGCTGGCCGGCGCCATCTCGGAGTTCCTGGTGCTCGACCAGGAGAACCCGGGCGCCATCGGCAACGCCGTGCTGCGGGCCCGCGAGAACGTGCGGTCGGTGCGCGAGCTGGTGTCGACCGAGCTGTGGGAGGCGATCAACGGCTTCTGGCTGGAGCTGCAGCGGCGCGACGGTGACCTCAACCGGCCCCAGCGGCTGATCGGCCGGCTCAAGGCCGAGCTCGAGTACCGCGACGTGTCCGAGCTGCTCGACGAGGACCTCCACGGCTTCCTCGACCGGCTGCAGGCGGGGGTGCGCGAGGTGGCCGGCGCGGTGGGTCCACCTCCTTCCGCAACGCCGAGGCCCTCGACCTGCACGCCGTCGACTTCCACCCGCCGGCGGGCCCCCCGAACCCGGTGGTGGTCGCGGTGA